A section of the Sphingomonas ginsenosidivorax genome encodes:
- a CDS encoding MFS transporter, with protein sequence MRHSGSASRPARSAPSSSGGLQTGAGRRPAMIVSFSLVGLSVDGLALTPGYASIGMAAPVLAVLFRLLPGFALGGEVGPRTALLLESAPIRRRGLIVSLQAMSADRAVMIAGLVGVALAPVAVDTWSWRLAVVLELTILPFALAARRTLVETLKLEETLPRGAGVYTTRRVVELGVLMLAVASVSNKVLVYLGFCATATLGVIQQTGFACVMLVGLGGVICDPLSG encoded by the coding sequence TTGCGACATTCGGGGTCGGCTTCGCGACCCGCCCGCTCGGCGCCCTCGTCATCGGGCGGTTTGCAGACCGGGGCAGGCCGGCGGCCCGCGATGATAGTCTCGTTCTCGCTCGTCGGTCTATCGGTCGACGGTCTGGCGCTGACACCGGGATACGCCAGCATCGGGATGGCGGCGCCGGTGCTTGCGGTGCTGTTCCGCCTCCTGCCAGGGTTTGCGCTGGGTGGCGAGGTGGGCCCGCGCACCGCACTGCTGCTTGAGAGCGCGCCTATCCGACGGCGCGGCCTGATCGTGTCGCTTCAGGCGATGAGCGCCGACAGGGCCGTCATGATCGCGGGACTGGTCGGGGTAGCGCTCGCGCCGGTCGCGGTTGACACTTGGAGCTGGCGACTGGCGGTGGTTCTCGAGCTCACGATCCTGCCGTTCGCGCTCGCTGCGCGAAGAACGCTCGTCGAGACGCTGAAGCTCGAGGAGACGCTGCCGCGAGGCGCCGGGGTTTATACCACGCGCCGCGTCGTCGAGCTCGGCGTTTTGATGCTCGCGGTTGCAAGCGTGTCGAATAAAGTGCTTGTCTATCTCGGCTTCTGTGCGACCGCAACGCTCGGCGTCATCCAGCAGACCGGGTTCGCCTGCGTGATGCTGGTCGGGCTAGGCGGCGTGATCTGCGATCCGCTCAGTGGCTGA
- a CDS encoding aldo/keto reductase has product MKTVTLKAGESVPAMGQGTWMMGEKPGRRVDEMAALRLGVELGMTLIDTAEMYGDGAAETLVGDALGDVRDEVFLVSKAYPQNASRRRLADACEASLRRLRTDRLDLYLLHWRGSVPLAETVEAMEALRSAGKIRHWGVSNLDTADMTELIAVGGNGCATDQILYNLTRRGPEHDLLPWLADHAMPVMAYSPVEQGRLIANPALGRVAETIGATPAQVALAWTLRCDGMFAIPKATTVAHVRENRAASDLILSDADLAALEAAFPRPRGRRPLEML; this is encoded by the coding sequence ATGAAGACCGTCACGCTGAAGGCTGGGGAAAGCGTGCCGGCCATGGGTCAGGGCACGTGGATGATGGGTGAGAAACCCGGACGGCGAGTTGACGAGATGGCAGCGCTGCGTCTCGGCGTGGAACTCGGCATGACGCTGATCGACACCGCCGAGATGTATGGCGACGGGGCGGCGGAGACGCTGGTCGGCGACGCGCTGGGCGATGTGCGCGACGAGGTGTTCCTCGTCAGCAAGGCGTATCCGCAGAACGCGTCGCGCAGGCGGCTCGCGGATGCTTGCGAAGCGAGCCTGAGGCGGCTCCGCACTGACCGGCTTGACCTTTACCTGCTCCACTGGCGCGGATCGGTCCCGCTCGCGGAGACGGTCGAGGCGATGGAGGCGCTCAGGTCGGCGGGCAAGATCCGCCATTGGGGCGTGAGCAATCTGGACACAGCCGACATGACCGAACTCATCGCCGTCGGCGGTAATGGCTGCGCCACCGACCAGATCCTCTACAACCTTACCCGCCGCGGGCCGGAGCACGACCTTCTGCCATGGCTGGCGGACCATGCCATGCCCGTGATGGCCTATAGCCCGGTTGAGCAGGGCCGGCTGATCGCCAACCCAGCGCTCGGCCGTGTCGCGGAAACAATCGGCGCCACACCGGCGCAAGTGGCACTCGCCTGGACCCTGCGCTGCGATGGCATGTTCGCGATCCCGAAGGCTACCACGGTGGCGCACGTTCGAGAGAACCGCGCCGCAAGCGACCTGATCCTGTCGGACGCCGACCTCGCGGCGCTCGAAGCCGCGTTCCCGCGTCCGCGCGGTCGCCGTCCGCTCGAGATGCTGTGA